Proteins encoded together in one Flavobacteriales bacterium window:
- a CDS encoding replication-associated recombination protein A has translation MDAAPLAERMRPRDLEAVVGQEHLVGPEGILRRALSGGMLPSMILWGPPGVGKTTLARLIAERLQRPFFTLSAISSGVKDVREVIDQAGGKGLFARSAVLFIDEIHRFSKAQQDSLLGAVEKGTITLIGATTENPSFEVIGALLSRCQVYVLRPLAHEQLLALLDRAMHQDEELRSRAITLQEVDALMRASSGDARRLLNTFELCVKAAGEGLVVITDALVKEVVQTQAARYDKQGEQHYDIVSAFIKSMRGSDPHAAVYWLARMVEGGEDPLFIARRMVILASEDIGNADPNALLLATTAMQAAQLVGWPESRIILSQCAVYLACAPKSNASYLAIVAAQQLVQRTGDLPVPLHLRNAPTRLMKDLGYGREYQYSHDQPGHASDQEFLPEAISGTSLYTPGDNPREQKWAEHLGRIWKDRYR, from the coding sequence ATGGATGCCGCGCCCCTGGCCGAACGGATGCGTCCGCGCGACCTGGAGGCGGTCGTCGGCCAGGAGCACCTGGTGGGGCCCGAGGGCATCCTGCGAAGGGCGCTCAGCGGCGGCATGCTGCCCAGCATGATCCTCTGGGGACCGCCCGGGGTGGGCAAGACCACCCTCGCCCGGCTGATCGCCGAACGGCTGCAGCGGCCCTTCTTCACGCTCAGCGCCATCAGCAGCGGCGTGAAGGACGTGCGCGAGGTGATCGACCAGGCCGGTGGCAAGGGCCTTTTCGCCCGCAGCGCGGTCCTCTTCATCGACGAGATCCACCGCTTCAGCAAGGCCCAACAGGACAGCCTGCTCGGTGCCGTGGAGAAAGGCACCATCACTCTCATCGGCGCCACCACGGAGAACCCCAGCTTCGAAGTGATCGGCGCGTTGCTCAGCCGCTGCCAGGTGTACGTGCTGCGGCCGCTCGCCCACGAGCAGCTCCTGGCCCTGCTCGATCGTGCGATGCACCAGGACGAAGAGCTGCGGTCACGGGCCATCACCCTTCAGGAGGTGGATGCCCTGATGCGTGCCAGCAGTGGCGATGCGCGACGGTTGTTGAACACCTTCGAGCTGTGCGTGAAGGCCGCCGGTGAAGGCCTGGTGGTGATCACCGACGCCCTGGTGAAGGAGGTGGTCCAGACCCAGGCCGCGCGGTACGACAAGCAGGGGGAGCAGCACTACGACATCGTCAGCGCCTTCATCAAGAGCATGCGCGGCAGCGACCCGCATGCGGCGGTGTACTGGCTGGCCCGCATGGTGGAGGGTGGCGAGGACCCGTTGTTCATCGCCCGTCGCATGGTGATCCTGGCCAGCGAGGACATCGGCAACGCTGACCCCAATGCGCTGCTGCTGGCCACCACCGCCATGCAGGCCGCCCAATTGGTGGGCTGGCCCGAGAGCCGGATCATCCTGAGCCAGTGCGCCGTGTACCTGGCCTGCGCGCCCAAGAGCAACGCCTCCTACCTGGCCATCGTCGCCGCCCAGCAGCTCGTGCAGCGCACCGGCGACCTGCCCGTGCCGCTCCACCTGCGCAATGCGCCCACGCGGCTGATGAAGGATCTCGGGTACGGCCGGGAGTACCAGTACAGCCATGACCAGCCGGGCCACGCCAGCGATCAGGAGTTCCTTCCGGAGGCCATCAGCGGCACCAGCCTCTATACGCCTGGTGACAATCCTCGGGAGCAGAAATGGGCCGAGCATCTCGGCCGTATCTGGAAGGACCGCTACCGCTGA